A genome region from Arachis duranensis cultivar V14167 chromosome 6, aradu.V14167.gnm2.J7QH, whole genome shotgun sequence includes the following:
- the LOC107491989 gene encoding uncharacterized protein LOC107491989 isoform X1: MMKGLLWLNVVEKYLLLTWTTVEKFFRVANGEGLPLAVKELGICDLYPQVNFIEDEGPILVKGGKEIIPNVIKTVQVARQRGILIVWRRPRGSCLNYRKSWKLRN; the protein is encoded by the exons ATGATGAAGGGACTATTATGGTTAAACGTGGTCGAGAAGTACCTGTTGCTAACATGGACAACAGTGGAAAAATTTTTTAGG GTTGCTAATGGAGAAGGGTTACCCTTGGCTGTTAAGGAGTTGGGCATTTGTGATCTCTACCCACAAGTTA ATTTTATAGAAGATGAGGGTCCTATACTTGTAAAAGGAGGGAAAGAAATTATCCCAAATGTGATCAAAACTGTGCAAGTTGCCAGGCAACGTGGAATTCTCATAGTTTGG AGAAGACCAAGAGGAAGCTGCTTGAACTACAGGAAGAGTTGGAAGCTGAGAAATTGA
- the LOC107491989 gene encoding uncharacterized protein LOC107491989 isoform X2: MMKGLLWLNVVEKYLLLTWTTVEKFFRVANGEGLPLAVKELGICDLYPQVNFIEDEGPILVKGGKEIIPNVIKTVQVARQRGILIVWWLNIIREDQEEAA, from the exons ATGATGAAGGGACTATTATGGTTAAACGTGGTCGAGAAGTACCTGTTGCTAACATGGACAACAGTGGAAAAATTTTTTAGG GTTGCTAATGGAGAAGGGTTACCCTTGGCTGTTAAGGAGTTGGGCATTTGTGATCTCTACCCACAAGTTA ATTTTATAGAAGATGAGGGTCCTATACTTGTAAAAGGAGGGAAAGAAATTATCCCAAATGTGATCAAAACTGTGCAAGTTGCCAGGCAACGTGGAATTCTCATAGTTTGG TGGTTGAATATTATTAGAGAAGACCAAGAGGAAGCTGCTTGA
- the LOC107491987 gene encoding germin-like protein subfamily 1 member 15, which yields MQKIFKSLTINKQLYRQHHTKLKMKATYLLVAFLALASFASAYDPSPLQDFCVALPDGSIKDAVFVNGKFCKDPKIVVAEDFFKHVDPGNVVNKLGSKVTPVTVNELAGLNTLGISLARIDFGPKGLNPPHTHPRGTEILIVIEGTLLVGFVTSNQNNTNRLFTKVLNKGDVFVFPIGLIHFQLNIGYGNALAIAGLSSQNPGVITIANAVFGSTPPISPEILAKAFQVDNNVINYLQKQFWYDNN from the exons ATGCAGAAGATATTCAAGTCTCTCACAATTAACAAGCAATTATATAGACAGCATCATACAAAACTAAAAATGAAAGCTACATACTTGCTGGTTGCATTCTTGGCTCTGGCCTCTTTTGCCTCTGCCTATGATCCCAGCCCTCTCCAAGACTTTTGTGTTGCTCTCCCCGATGGCAGCATCAAAGACGCTG TATTTGTGAACGGAAAATTTTGCAAAGACCCTAAAATTGTGGTAGCTGAGGATTTTTTCAAGCACGTAGATCCTGGGAATGTTGTTAACAAACTTGGGTCAAAAGTAACTCCAGTGACAGTTAACGAACTAGCAGGACTCAACACATTGGGTATATCACTTGCTCGCATAGATTTTGGACCTAAGGGTTTAAATCCTCCTCACACTCACCCTCGAGGCACTGAGATATTGATAGTTATTGAAGGAACTCTGTTAGTTGGATTTGTGACTTCCAATCAGAACAACACCAACCGTCTTTTTACCAAAGTgctcaacaagggtgatgtgtTTGTGTTCCCAATTGGCCTCATTCACTTCCAATTAAACATCGGTTATGGCAACGCTTTGGCTATTGCTGGTCTTAGCAGTCAAAATCCAGGTGTTATCACAATTGCAAATGCTGTGTTTGGATCGACTCCTCCTATTTCTCCCGAAATTTTGGCTAAAGCTTTCCAAGTGGACAACAACGTAATCAACTATCTCCAAAAGCAGTTTTGGTATGATAACAACTAG